The following are encoded together in the Jaculus jaculus isolate mJacJac1 chromosome 3, mJacJac1.mat.Y.cur, whole genome shotgun sequence genome:
- the LOC101609655 gene encoding thyroid hormone-inducible hepatic protein encodes MQVLNKRYPKNCLLTVMDRYSAVVRNMEQVVMIPSLLRDVHMNGHRGAAQDRTPDLYGYFTMLKAIRVEVDHGLLPREEWQAKVTSSDANEAEDETPEPEEADEDRISEDLDLESQFHLHFSSLHHILTHLTLKAQEVTRRYQEMTGPVGLGL; translated from the coding sequence ATGCAGGTACTAAACAAGCGTTACCCCAAGAACTGCCTGCTGACCGTCATGGACCGGTACTCGGCCGTGGTGCGCAACATGGAGCAGGTGGTGATGATCCCCAGCCTTCTGCGGGACGTGCACATGAATGGACATCGGGGCGCCGCGCAGGACAGGACCCCGGATCTCTACGGTTACTTCACCATGCTCAAGGCCATCCGTGTGGAAGTGGACCATGGGCTGCTGCCCAGGGAGGAGTGGCAGGCCAAGGTGACCAGCAGTGACGCCAACGAAGCTGAGGATGAAACTCCCGAGCCAGAAGAGGCTGATGAAGACAGGATCTCAGAGGACCTGGACTTGGAATCCCAGTTCCACCTGCACTTCTCCAGCCTCCATCACATCCTCACCCACCTAACCCTGAAAGCCCAGGAGGTGACGAGGAGGTATCAGGAAATGACAGGCCCTGTAGGCCTTGGGCTCTAA